One Solanum lycopersicum chromosome 4, SLM_r2.1 DNA window includes the following coding sequences:
- the LOC104645373 gene encoding extensin-3-like encodes MTTTFSFVSNMGKMAFLVATLLVVLVSLSLASEISANYQYSSPPPPKEPYHPSPTPYHPTPVYNSPPPPKEPYYPPHTPVYKPPPPSTPIYKSPPPPKEPYYPPHTPVYKSPLLPTPVYRSPPPPKEPYYPPHTLTYKSPPPPTPVYKSPPPPKEPYYPPHAPTYKLPPPPKEPYYPPHTPTYKSSPPPTPFYNSPPPPKEPYYPPHTPTYKSPPPHKDPYYPPHTPTYKSPPLPTPVYKSPQPPKEPYYPPHTPTYKSPPPPTPVYKSPPPPKEPYYPPHTPTYKSPPPPTPIYKSPPPPKEPYYPPHTPTYKSPPPPTPVYKSPPPPKDPYYPPHTPTYKSPPPPTPVYKSPPPPKDPYYPPHTPTYKSPPPPTPVYKSPPPPKEPYYPPHTPTYKSPPPPSPVYKSPPPPKDPYYPPHTPTYKSPPPPTPVYKSPPPPKEPYYPPHTPTYKSPPPPSPVYKSPPPPKEPDYPPHTPSYKLPPPPTPIYKSPPPPTPAYNSPPPPYYLYTSPPPPYHY; translated from the coding sequence ATGACAACAACTTTCTCCTTTGTTTCGAATATGGGGAAAATGGCCTTTCTAGTTGCCACCCTTTTAGTGGTTTTAGTGTCACTTAGCTTAGCATCTGAAATTTCAGCTAATTATCAATACTCATCTCCCCCACCACCAAAGGAGCCATACCACCCTTCACCAACACCATATCATCCCACACCAGTTTACAAttctccaccaccaccaaaagAGCCATACTACCCTCCACACACTCCAGTGTACAAGCCGCCACCACCCTCGACACCTATTTACAAGTCGCCGCCACCACCCAAAGAGCCATACTACCCTCCACACACCCCTGTCTACAAGTCACCACTTCTACCAACTCCAGTTTACAGGTCGCCACCACCTCCCAAGGAGCCATACTATCCTCCACACACACTAACCTACAAGTCGCCACCTCCACCAACTCCCGTTTACAAGTCACCACCACCTCCAAAGGAGCCATACTACCCTCCACATGCACCAACCTACAAGTTGCCACCACCTCCCAAGGAGCCATACTACCCTCCCCACACCCCAACCTACAAGTCCTCACCTCCACCAACTCCGTTTTACAATTCACCACCACCTCCCAAAGAACCATACTACCCTCCTCACACACCAACCTACAAGTCGCCACCCCCACACAAGGATCCATACTACCCTCCACACACACCAACCTATAAGTCACCACCTCTACCAACTCCTGTTTACAAGTCGCCACAACCGCCCAAGGAGCCATATTACCCTCCACACACACCAACCTACAAGTCACCACCTCCACCAACTCCCGTTTACAAGTCACCACCACCTCCCAAGGAGCCATACTACCCTCCACACACACCAACCTACAAGTCACCACCTCCACCAACTCCCATTTACAAGTCACCACCACCTCCCAAGGAGCCATACTACCCTCCACACACACCAACCTACAAGTCACCACCTCCACCAACTCCCGTTTATAAGTCGCCACCACCACCCAAGGATCCATACTACCCTCCACACACCCCAACCTACAAGTCGCCACCTCCACCAACTCCCGTTTACAAGTCGCCACCACCACCCAAGGATCCATACTACCCTCCACACACCCCAACCTACAAGTCGCCACCTCCACCAACTCCCGTTTACAAGTCGCCACCACCACCCAAGGAGCCATACTACCCTCCTCACACACCAACCTATAAGTCACCACCTCCACCAAGTCCCGTTTACAAGTCGCCACCACCACCCAAGGATCCATACTATCCTCCACACACCCCAACCTACAAGTCGCCACCTCCACCAACTCCTGTTTACAAGTCGCCACCACCACCCAAGGAGCCATACTACCCTCCTCACACACCAACCTATAAGTCACCACCTCCACCAAGTCCCGTTTACAAGTCGCCACCACCACCCAAGGAGCCAGACTACCCTCCACACACCCCATCCTACAAGTTACCACCTCCACCAACTCCCATTTACAAGTCGCCACCACCACCAACTCCTGCCTACAACTCTCCTCCACCACCTTACTATCTTTACACCTCTCCCCCTCCTccctaccattactaa
- the LOC101249455 gene encoding extensin-3-like gives MASLVATLLVVLVSLSLPSESSANYQYTSPPPPKESYHPSPTPYHPVPLYKSPPLPTPVYNSPPPPRETYYPPHTPVYMPSPPSTQIYKSPPPPNEPYYPPHTPTYKSPPPPTPIYKSPPPPTPFYNSPPPPKEPYYTSPPPPTPTYKYPPPPTPVYNSPPPPKEPYYPPHTPTYKSPPPPTPAYKSLPPLIPVHNSPPSPKEPYYPPHTPTYKSPPPPTPAYKSLPLPIPVHNSPPSPKEPYNPPHTPTYKSPPPPTLAYKSPPPPTPVYNSPPPPKEPYYPPHTPTYKSPPPPTPIYKSPPSPTPVYDSPPPPKELYYPPHTSTYKSPPPPNEPYYPPHTPTYKSPPPPIPIYKSPPLPTPIYKSPPPPKEPYYPPHTPLLPSSVYKSPPPPTHVYKSPPPPIEPYYPPHTPIYKSPPPPIPVYNSPPPLTPVYKSPPPPKEPHYPPHTPVYKSPSPPKEPYYSPQNPVYKSPPPPTPSYKSPTPPKEPYYPPHTPTYKSPPPPTPVYKSPPPPKEPYYPPHTPTYKSPPPPKESYYPPHTPTYKSPPPPTPVSNSPPPPTPVYKSPPPTDYVYTSPPPPYYY, from the coding sequence ATGGCCTCTCTAGTTGCAACTCTTTTAGTGGTTTTAGTGTCACTTAGCTTACCATCCGAAAGTTCAGCTAATTATCAATACACATCTCCCCCACCACCAAAGGAGTCATACCACCCTTCACCAACACCTTATCATCCCGTACCACTTTACAAGTCTCCACCACTGCCAACTCCAGTTTACAATTCTCCACCACCACCCAGAGAGACGTACTACCCTCCACACACTCCAGTGTACATGCCGTCACCACCCTCGACACAAATTTACAAGTCGCCACCACCACCCAATGAGCCATATTACCCTCCACACACCCCAACCTACAAGTCGCCACCTCCACCAACTCCTATTTACAAGTCTCCACCGCCGCCAACTCCCTTTTACAATTCTCCACCACCACCCAAGGAGCCATACTACACTTCGCCACCTCCACCAACTCCTACTTACAAGTACCCACCGCCACCAACTCCGGTTTACAATTCTCCACCACCACCTAAGGAGCCATACTACCCTCCACACACCCCAACCTACAAGTCGCCACCTCCACCAACTCCTGCTTACAAGTCTCTACCGCCGCTAATTCCAGTTCACAATTCTCCACCATCACCCAAGGAGCCATACTACCCTCCACACACCCCAACCTACAAGTCACCACCTCCACCAACTCCTGCTTACAAGTCTCTACCGCTGCCAATTCCAGTTCACAATTCTCCACCATCACCCAAGGAGCCATACAACCCTCCACACACCCCAACCTACAAGTCGCCACCTCCACCAACTCTTGCTTACAAGTCTCCACCGCCACCAACTCCGGTTTACAATTCTCCACCACCACCCAAGGAGCCATACTACCCTCCACATACCCCAACCTACAAGTCGCCACCTCCACCAACTCCCATTTACAAGTCGCCACCGTCACCAACTCCGGTTTACGATTCTCCACCACCACCCAAGGAGCTATACTACCCTCCACACACCTCAACCTACAAGTCGCCACCACCACCGAATGAGCCATACTACCCTCCACACACACCAACATACAAGTCACCACCTCCACCAATTCCAATCTACAAGTCACCACCTCTTCCAACTCCTATTTACAAGTCGCCACCACCACCCAAGGAGCCATACTACCCTCCACATACTCCACTTTTACCGTCTTCAGTTTATAAGTCTCCACCTCCACCAACTCATGTTTACAAGTCGCCGCCACCACCTATAGAGCCATACTACCCTCCACACACCCCAATCTATAAGTCGCCACCTCCACCGATTCCTGTTTACAATTCACCACCTCCACTAACTCCAGTGTATAAGTCACCACCACCACCCAAAGAGCCTCACTACCCTCCACACACCCCAGTGTATAAGTCACCATCACCACCCAAGGAGCCATACTATTCTCCACAAAATCCAGTCTACAAGTCGCCACCTCCACCAACTCCCAGTTACAAGTCGCCAACACCACCCAAGGAGCCATATTATCCTCCACATACCCCAACTTACAAGTCACCACCTCCACCAACTCCAGTATACAAGTCGCCGCCACCACCCAAGGAGCCATACTACCCTCCACACACCCCGACCTACAAGTCGCCACCACCACCGAAGGAGTCATACTATCCTCCACACACCCCAACCTACAAGTCACCACCTCCACCAACTCCTGTTTCCAActctccaccaccaccaactCCAGTCTACAAGTCTCCACCACCAACAGATTATGTTTACACCTCTCCCCCTCCTCCCTACTATTACTAA
- the LOC101249726 gene encoding extensin-3-like → MGKMASLVATLLVVLVSLSLASESSANYQYSSPPPPKKPYHPSPTPYHPAPVYRSPPPPTPLYKSPPPPKEPHYPPHTPVYKSPPPPTPIYKSPPPPVKPYHPPPVYKSPPPPTPVYKSPPPPVKPHHPAPVYKSPPPPTPVYKSPPPPTPVYKSPPPPVKPYHPAPVYKSPPPPTPVYKSPPPPTPVYKSPPPPVKPYHPAPVYKSPPPPTPVYMSPPPPVKPYHPAPVYKSPPPLTPVYKSPPPPVKPYHPAPVYKSPPPPTPIYKSPPPPVKPYHPAPVYKSPPPPTPVYKSPPPPVKPYHPTPVYKYPPPPTPVYMSPPPPVKPYHPTPVYNSPPPPTPVYMSPPPPVKPYHPTPVYKSPPPPTPVYKSPPPPVKPYHPSPTPHHPTPVYKSSPPHYIYSSPPPPHHY, encoded by the coding sequence ATGGGGAAAATGGCCTCTCTAGTTGCTACTCTTTTAGTGGTTTTAGTGTCACTTAGCTTAGCTTCCGAAAGCTCAGCAAACTATCAATACTCATCTCCTCCACCACCAAAGAAGCCATACCACCCTTCACCAACACCTTATCATCCCGCACCAGTTTACagatcaccaccaccaccaactcCACTTTACAAGTCACCACCACCACCTAAGGAGCCACACTATCCTCCACACACCCCGGTTTACAAGTCGCCACCTCCTCCAACTCCAATTTACAAGTCACCACCACCACCGGTGAAGCCATACCATCCACCACCAGTTTATAAGTCACCACCACCCCCTACGCCTGTTTACAagtcaccaccaccaccagtgAAGCCACACCATCCTGCACCAGTATACAAgtctccaccaccaccaactCCAGTTTATAAGTCACCACCTCCTCCAACACCCGTTTACAagtcaccaccaccaccagtgAAGCCATACCATCCTGCACCAGTATACAAGTCACCACCACCTCCAACACCCGTTTACAAGTCACCACCACCTCCAACACCAGTTTACAagtcaccaccaccaccagtgAAGCCATACCATCCTGCACCAGTATACAAGTCACCACCACCTCCAACACCCGTTTACATgtcaccaccaccaccagtgAAGCCATACCATCCTGCACCAGTATACAAGTCACCACCACCTCTAACACCCGTTTACAagtcaccaccaccaccagtgAAGCCATACCATCCTGCACCAGTATACAAatctccaccaccaccaactCCAATTTACAAGTCACCTCCACCACCAGTGAAGCCATACCATCCTGCACCAGTATACAAgtctccaccaccaccaactCCAGTTTATAAGTCACCACCACCACCGGTGAAGCCATACCATCCTACACCTGTGTACAAGTATCCACCACCACCAACTCCTGTTTACATGTCCCCACCACCACCAGTGAAGCCATACCATCCTACACCTGTGTACAAttctccaccaccaccaactCCCGTTTACATGTCCCCACCACCACCAGTGAAGCCATATCATCCTACACCTGTGTACAAatctccaccaccaccaactCCCGTTTACaaatcaccaccaccacccgTGAAGCCATACCATCCTTCACCAACACCACACCATCCTACACCAGTATACAAGTCTTCACCACCCCACTATATTTATTCCTCTCCCCCTCCTCCCCACCATTACTAA
- the LOC101250014 gene encoding extensin has protein sequence MAKIAYLLTTLLVALVSLSFPSECKANYYYTSPPPPTPVYKYKSPPPPVYKYKSPPPPPPIYKSPPPPIYKYKSPPPPPVYKYKSPPPPVYKYKSPPPPPPVYKYKSPPPPVYKYKSPPPPPPVYKYKSPPPPIYKYKSPPPPVYKYKSPPPPVYKYKSPPPPVYKYKSPPPPVYKYKSPPPPVYKYKSPPPPVYKYKSPPPPVYKYKSPPPPVYKYKSPPPAVYKYKSPPPPVYKYKSPPPPVYKYKSPPPPVYKYKSPPPPVYKYKSPPPPVYKYKSPPPPVYKYKSPPPPVYKYKSPPPPVYKYKSPPPPVYKYKSPPPPVYKYKSPPPPVYKYKSPPPPVYKYKSPPPPVYKYKSPPPPVYKYKSPPPPIYKYKSPPPPVYKYKSPPPPIYKYKSPPPPVHKSPAPYYYTSPPPPSHY, from the coding sequence ATGGCTAAAATAGCCTATCTTCTTACCACTCTTTTAGTGGCTTTAGTGTCACTTAGCTTCCCTTCAGAATGCAAAGCAAATTACTACTACACATCTCCACCTCCACCAACTCCAGTTTATAAGTATAAGTCTCCGCCACCACCAGTTTATAAGTACAAGtcaccaccaccacctcctCCAATCTATAAATCCCCACCGCCACCCATTTATAAGTATAAATCTCCACCACCACCTCCAGTTTACAAGTACAAATCTCCACCACCACCCGTCTACAAGTACAAGTCTCCTCCACCACCACCTCCAGTTTACAAGTACAAATCTCCACCACCACCTGTCTACAAGTACAAGTCTCCTCCTCCTCCACCTCCAGTTTATAAGTACAAATCTCCACCACCACCCATCTACAAGTACAAGTCTCCCCCACCACCCGTTTACAAGTACAAGTCTCCACCACCACCTGTCTATAAGTACAAGTCTCCACCTCCACCTGTCTACAAGTACAAGTCTCCACCACCACCAGTATACAAGTACAAGTCTCCACCACCTCCAGTATACAAGTACAAGTCTCCACCACCTCCAGTATACAAGTACAAGTCTCCACCACCTCCAGTCTATAAGTACAAGTCTCCACCTCCACCCGTTTACAAATACAAGTCTCCACCACCTGCAGTCTATAAGTACAAGTCTCCACCTCCACCCGTTTACAAATACAAGTCTCCACCACCTCCAGTCTATAAGTACAAGTCTCCACCTCCACCCGTTTACAAATACAAGTCTCCACCACCTCCAGTCTACAAGTACAAGTCTCCACCTCCACCCGTTTACAAATACAAGTCTCCACCACCTCCAGTCTATAAGTACAAGTCTCCACCACCTCCAGTCTATAAGTACAAGTCTCCACCACCTCCAGTCTACAAGTACAAATCTCCACCACCACCCGTTTACAAATACAAGTCTCCACCACCTCCGGTCTACAAGTACAAATCTCCACCACCACCCGTCTACAAGTACAAGTCCCCACCACCTCCAGTCTACAAGTACAAGTCTCCACCACCACCCGTCTATAAGTACAAGTCTCCACCACCTCCAGTCTACAAGTACAAGTCTCCACCACCACCTATTTACAAGTACAAATCTCCTCCACCACCAGTTTACAAATACAAGTCACCACCACCACCCatttacaaatacaaatcaCCCCCACCTCCCGTTCACAAGTCTCCAGCCCCTTACTATTACACTTCTCCACCTCCTCCTAGCCACTACTAG